A genomic window from Halodesulfovibrio sp. MK-HDV includes:
- a CDS encoding relaxase/mobilization nuclease domain-containing protein: protein MLMKVFKHGIGRGEKVIGYVTDSNVEKRKHSPPKILRGDPDQVKRLIDTTSRKWRYTSGVLSWAPEDNVTPEKEKELMDSFEQHAFAGIEPDQYSILWVRHSHTTHHELHFVIPRTELRSDKALNPCPPGWDKQYNPWCELWNRRNNWARPDELKRTRLVSPGASIGSYCDSTAAEIRTSLTESLMQGVEAGLIKNRTDIITALKQVGFTVPRRGKDYLTIEIPSDSQTALQKKKKTNTPKRSSLCKIMERRKTAD from the coding sequence ATGCTTATGAAAGTCTTCAAGCATGGCATTGGTCGAGGTGAAAAAGTCATTGGGTATGTCACTGACTCCAACGTGGAGAAAAGAAAGCATAGTCCTCCCAAAATTCTTCGCGGTGATCCCGATCAAGTCAAAAGACTAATTGATACAACAAGCAGAAAATGGCGCTACACTTCTGGAGTCCTCTCGTGGGCTCCAGAAGATAACGTTACACCAGAAAAGGAAAAGGAACTGATGGACAGTTTCGAGCAACATGCTTTCGCGGGAATTGAGCCAGATCAATATTCCATTCTCTGGGTTCGACATAGCCACACTACCCATCATGAATTGCATTTTGTTATTCCACGTACAGAACTTCGCTCCGACAAAGCACTCAATCCATGTCCACCCGGCTGGGATAAACAATACAACCCTTGGTGCGAACTCTGGAACAGAAGAAATAATTGGGCACGGCCAGACGAGTTAAAACGCACCCGCTTAGTCAGCCCCGGAGCATCCATTGGAAGTTATTGTGATAGCACCGCTGCTGAAATCCGGACTTCGCTGACTGAATCACTTATGCAAGGCGTAGAAGCTGGACTCATAAAAAATAGAACTGACATTATAACCGCCCTCAAACAAGTAGGCTTCACCGTTCCACGGCGAGGCAAAGACTATCTCACCATAGAAATCCCTTCTGATTCACAAACGGCACTACAAAAAAAAAAAAAAACGAATACGCCTAAAAGGAGCTCTCTATGCAAAATCATGGAGCGCAGAAAAACAGCGGATTGA
- a CDS encoding bifunctional DNA primase/polymerase — MNIPDTEGRKVRFVAMPYQKQELPIFPCKGTEPWETEFFEKATCGIIERYKWFKGFPDANLGFATGLNCFVVEANYPNGAVSLALLEKQYALLPETAEVRIGSGARQLFFYCPCDKPIQSSINQLGEGITVYGKGQFVLLPPSIQHNDEPNKWRTSTPISDAPRWLIELLSVLLINKGS; from the coding sequence ATGAATATTCCAGATACTGAAGGGCGCAAAGTAAGATTCGTTGCCATGCCTTACCAGAAACAGGAGCTGCCTATTTTTCCATGCAAAGGTACTGAACCTTGGGAAACAGAATTTTTCGAGAAAGCAACCTGTGGAATCATTGAACGCTATAAGTGGTTCAAGGGTTTTCCAGATGCAAACCTTGGTTTCGCGACTGGCTTAAATTGCTTCGTCGTTGAAGCCAACTACCCTAACGGTGCTGTTTCCCTCGCACTGCTTGAAAAGCAGTATGCTTTACTTCCAGAAACAGCAGAGGTTCGAATTGGTAGCGGAGCCAGACAGCTATTCTTCTACTGCCCCTGCGACAAACCTATTCAAAGCTCAATCAACCAACTCGGTGAAGGAATAACTGTTTACGGTAAAGGACAGTTCGTACTTCTTCCACCTTCGATCCAGCATAATGATGAACCAAATAAGTGGCGAACTTCAACACCGATTTCTGATGCACCGCGATGGCTCATCGAACTGCTTTCTGTTCTGCTAATCAATAAAGGCTCTTAG
- the mobC gene encoding plasmid mobilization relaxosome protein MobC, with amino-acid sequence MSTAQEKRTAWVTVRVTQAEKEKFIEQAHTEEMSLGDFIRMRLNAPRVRKTKNERAKVLQLARIGNNLNQLARWANTYKQEYESMQLLLRLQDIKEQLKCL; translated from the coding sequence ATGTCTACAGCACAAGAAAAAAGAACAGCTTGGGTGACTGTACGAGTTACCCAAGCTGAAAAAGAAAAATTCATCGAACAAGCACATACTGAAGAAATGAGTCTTGGCGATTTTATTCGGATGCGCCTTAACGCGCCACGAGTCAGAAAAACAAAAAATGAACGCGCTAAAGTCCTGCAACTAGCGCGTATAGGAAACAACCTTAATCAGCTTGCTCGATGGGCAAACACCTACAAGCAGGAATATGAATCTATGCAGCTGTTACTCCGCCTACAAGACATCAAGGAGCAGCTCAAATGCTTATGA
- a CDS encoding AlpA family transcriptional regulator — translation MEKLLSTKEAAQILGLSSGTLEVWRCIGKGPRYFKVGRRVGYKQPDLEKYIESCSVVPLELETQQANSY, via the coding sequence ATGGAAAAATTATTAAGCACAAAAGAAGCAGCACAAATTCTCGGCCTCTCTTCCGGCACACTCGAAGTATGGCGATGCATCGGCAAAGGTCCACGCTATTTCAAAGTAGGTCGCCGTGTTGGCTACAAACAGCCCGATCTTGAGAAATACATCGAATCATGCAGCGTGGTTCCTCTCGAACTCGAAACTCAGCAAGCAAATTCATACTAA
- a CDS encoding DUF3987 domain-containing protein, whose product MKNNTFSAFELGQQVGYGELSEEAARQSLHDQMQRQNSGENTEQTLLIKQFDSGMISAQKEEQKNPYRNIEVKGWPNATPAMFHGFAGEFAHFATEKSEADPVAVLATFLCRFGVEIGRSSFMLAGDKQHARLNAVLVGQSSKARKGTSARPVKEVFSLPRKEWTCCRFSPGPLSSGEGLVFAVRDPLQEYILNKQKQTGQEMMTDPGVDDKRLFVLDQEFASALSCTRREGNTLSTIVRALFDGDTIEPLTKTSKLTATDPHIGIVTHVTIHELHKKLDATEALNGFANRFLWLCVRRPKLVPFPEEMNSEKLSEYQKRLINILKISQTQARMRFTDNARELWRAQYPSIASDRPALLGSILNRAEAYIRRIALCYALLDEAKAVDEKHLTAAFALWKFNEDSAAFIFGGFETDPVERRIIEALSDADGRMNTTALYKAFGNHLSKERLTIAMNTLSASRKIRIEEIKPEGGGRPRKIFHLCEDCEETNLLQNDLRQ is encoded by the coding sequence ATGAAAAACAACACGTTTTCTGCTTTCGAGCTTGGACAACAGGTTGGTTATGGAGAACTTTCAGAAGAGGCAGCAAGACAATCTCTGCACGATCAAATGCAACGGCAAAATAGCGGAGAAAATACAGAGCAAACTTTGCTAATAAAACAGTTCGATTCGGGAATGATTTCAGCCCAAAAAGAAGAACAAAAGAATCCATATCGCAACATAGAAGTTAAAGGGTGGCCTAATGCCACCCCAGCTATGTTTCATGGCTTTGCTGGAGAGTTTGCACACTTTGCTACAGAAAAATCTGAAGCTGACCCTGTTGCAGTTCTTGCTACTTTTCTTTGCCGTTTTGGAGTCGAAATCGGGCGAAGCTCGTTCATGCTTGCTGGAGACAAACAGCACGCACGCCTGAATGCTGTTTTGGTTGGGCAAAGTTCCAAAGCGAGAAAAGGCACTTCTGCACGCCCCGTAAAGGAAGTCTTTTCACTCCCTCGCAAAGAATGGACTTGCTGCAGATTCTCTCCCGGCCCTCTTTCAAGTGGTGAAGGATTAGTCTTTGCCGTTCGAGATCCACTGCAAGAATACATCCTCAACAAACAAAAGCAGACCGGACAAGAAATGATGACTGATCCCGGAGTTGACGACAAACGCCTCTTTGTTCTGGATCAAGAATTTGCAAGCGCCCTTTCCTGCACACGGCGTGAAGGAAACACCCTCTCAACGATCGTGCGTGCTCTCTTCGACGGAGACACAATCGAACCGCTGACAAAAACAAGCAAGCTAACTGCAACCGATCCGCATATCGGAATAGTAACCCATGTAACTATTCATGAGCTGCATAAAAAACTTGATGCCACAGAAGCGTTAAACGGCTTTGCTAACCGTTTCTTATGGCTCTGCGTCCGGCGTCCCAAATTAGTTCCATTTCCGGAAGAAATGAACTCTGAAAAGCTTTCAGAATATCAAAAACGCCTAATCAACATTTTAAAAATATCCCAAACACAAGCCAGAATGCGTTTCACTGACAATGCTCGTGAGCTGTGGAGAGCACAGTACCCATCTATCGCCTCAGACCGCCCTGCATTGCTTGGATCTATTCTAAATCGAGCAGAGGCATACATTCGCCGTATTGCTCTCTGTTACGCGCTGTTAGATGAAGCTAAAGCTGTTGACGAAAAACATCTTACAGCAGCCTTTGCTCTTTGGAAGTTTAATGAAGATTCGGCAGCATTCATATTCGGAGGCTTTGAAACTGACCCCGTAGAACGCCGGATCATTGAAGCACTCTCGGATGCTGACGGAAGAATGAATACAACAGCTCTATATAAAGCTTTCGGCAATCACCTATCTAAAGAACGGTTGACGATTGCGATGAACACGCTTTCTGCCTCTCGAAAAATACGCATAGAAGAGATCAAACCAGAGGGTGGCGGCAGACCACGGAAAATATTTCACCTATGCGAAGATTGCGAAGAAACGAATTTACTACAGAACGACTTACGTCAGTAA
- a CDS encoding site-specific integrase, whose translation MRWYRDGKERSEAIGWASEGWNVATISGVLGELQQNYRRGVKPTTLTEARELEDLRIQTEAVEHAKAQAGRLTFRQFFNDHYVPKAQKRKRTWRDDVLRAEKRIHPSIGDLPLDMIKPDRIERLRDELYEDGLSDGTVKHVLAVIRRVFNVAAMTSIEGIPVFTGESPMARVEMPVVTNRRERFLTYDEADLVLGTCLTRCENTKNAMHAQGWQDVHDSIVLALYAGLRLGEVQRLQWADINFFAGMITIKNERDRKPGGSVPMNSIVREMLTRRNKQRDKRQKLVVPPMWGEVKDISHTFSELVNELGLNDDATSNLQRIVFHSLRHTFASWMAMNGVDLNRIRKLMRHKTLTMTQRYAHLLPDATQDAVEALCRLRSGEE comes from the coding sequence GTGCGTTGGTATCGTGACGGCAAAGAGCGGTCCGAGGCTATCGGCTGGGCTTCTGAGGGATGGAATGTTGCCACGATCAGTGGCGTTCTTGGTGAGCTGCAGCAGAACTACAGACGTGGTGTTAAGCCCACGACTCTCACTGAAGCCAGGGAACTGGAAGACTTGCGCATACAGACCGAAGCCGTTGAGCACGCAAAGGCTCAGGCGGGTCGGCTGACCTTCAGACAATTCTTTAATGATCACTATGTGCCAAAGGCGCAGAAGCGTAAGCGTACTTGGCGTGATGATGTACTGCGCGCAGAGAAGCGCATTCATCCGAGTATCGGTGATCTGCCTCTCGATATGATTAAGCCAGACCGCATAGAACGCCTGCGTGATGAGCTGTATGAAGATGGCCTTAGTGATGGCACTGTAAAGCATGTGCTTGCTGTTATCCGCAGAGTGTTCAACGTGGCAGCAATGACGTCCATAGAGGGGATTCCGGTGTTCACTGGTGAATCGCCAATGGCGCGTGTTGAGATGCCTGTTGTTACGAACAGACGTGAACGCTTTTTGACGTATGATGAAGCTGATCTGGTGCTCGGCACTTGCCTTACCCGTTGCGAGAACACAAAGAATGCCATGCATGCTCAAGGCTGGCAGGACGTTCATGACAGTATTGTGCTTGCCTTGTACGCAGGGCTGCGCCTTGGGGAAGTCCAACGCCTCCAGTGGGCAGATATAAATTTCTTTGCCGGCATGATTACTATCAAGAATGAAAGAGATAGAAAGCCCGGCGGTTCCGTGCCGATGAATTCTATTGTCCGTGAAATGCTTACGCGCCGCAATAAGCAGCGCGATAAGCGGCAGAAGCTCGTTGTTCCGCCTATGTGGGGTGAGGTAAAAGATATTTCGCATACGTTCTCCGAACTGGTAAACGAATTGGGTTTGAACGATGACGCTACAAGTAATTTGCAGCGGATAGTGTTCCATAGCTTGCGCCATACGTTTGCGAGCTGGATGGCAATGAACGGGGTAGATTTAAATCGCATTCGTAAGTTGATGCGCCACAAGACGCTAACGATGACGCAACGCTATGCACACTTATTACCGGACGCTACGCAAGATGCTGTAGAAGCATTATGCCGCCTTAGATCGGGCGAGGAGTAG